The following DNA comes from Caulobacter sp. X.
GACGCCCACATCGCCAAGGCCCTCGAGACCAAGCCGGTCAACGCCACCCGCGTTCACTCGGGCTCGGCCCTGGATCACCTGGTCCCCGTGATCCCCGAGATGATCGGCGGCTCGGCTGACCTGACCGGCTCGAACAACACCCTGGTCAAGGGCATGGGCGCGTTCGACACGCCTGACTACAAGGGTCGCTACGTCCACTATGGCGTCCGCGAGTTCGGCATGGCCGCGGCCATGAACGGCATGTCGCTGCACGGCGGCGTGATCCCCTACTCGGGCACCTTCCTGGCCTTCGCCGACTACAGCCGCGCGGCCATCCGCCTGGGCGCGCTGATGGAGGCCCGCGTCATCCACGTGATGACCCACGACTCCATCGGCCTGGGCGAGGACGGCCCCACCCACCAGCCGGTCGAGCACGTCGCCTCACTGCGCGCCATTCCGAACCTGTTGGTCTTCCGCCCGGCCGACGCGGTCGAAGCCGCCGAGTGCTGGAAGGTCGCCCTGCAACAACAGCGCACGCCGTCGGTCATGGCTCTGTCGCGCCAGAAGACCCCGCACGTGCGCACCCAGGGCGGCGATCTTTCCGCAAAGGGCGCCTACGAGTTGCTGGCGGCCGACGGCGGCGAGGCGCAGGTGACGATCTTCGCCTCGGGCACCGAGGTCGGCGTCGCCGTCGCCGCCCGCGACATCCTGCAGGCCAAGGGCAAGCCGACCCGCGTCGTCTCGACCCCCTGCTGGGAGCTGTTCGACAAGCAGGACGCCGCCTACCAGGCGGCCGTCATCGGCAAGGCCCCGGTGCGCATCGCCGTCGAGGCCGGCGTGCGCATGGGCTGGGAGCGCTTCATCGGCGAGGATGGCAAGTTCGTCGGCATGAAGAGCTTCGGCGCCTCCGCGCCGTTCGAGGTGCTCTACCAGAAGTTCGGCATCACCGCCGAAGCCGTGGCTGAAGCCGCGCTGAGCTAAGCTCCGGACGGGGTGGCGTCAGAACGCCACCCCGAACCGCACCGTGGCGACCAGGGCGTGGCCGACGCCACGGTCGGCGCCCGGATTGCGAACGTACTGAAGGTCCGGCTGGATGGTGACCGGACCAATCTTGTCGGAATAGGTGACCTCGATGGCGCTCTCCGCGCGCGTCAGGTCTTGCCCTTCATCGAGCGTGTTGGCTCGGAACTTGCCCGTCAGGAAGGCCTGGTTGACGCCGATCGAGAAGGCGCTGTCCGGTCGGCTTTCGAAGACGCGCTCGACCAGCAGACCCGCCTGCCAGCCGCCCCGGAAGGCGGTGGTGTCGCCATCGGAAAGGCCGAGGCGCGCGAAGGCGGTCGTCTTGCGCGCCGCATCTTCGTCCTGTCCGCTCAGCTGGCGCTCCAGCAGCAGATAGGCGCCCTGCGCCGTCTTGGCGGCCGGATAGCCGGCGGCGGTCACATCTCGGAGGTCTGGCTGTTTCTTGGTGTAGCGCCAGGCGCCGAACGCCACCTTGCCGCGCCCCTGCCAGCCCGCCTCGGCGATGGTCAGCAAACCGTGCTCGAACTCGGTGCAGACGCCGCCTGGATCGCCAAGCACCCCCGCATGGGCGTTGATCGCCGCGGCCTGGACATAGACGTGTTCGTTCGGCGTCCAGCGAACGCGCGCCGAGAGGGCCGTCGATGGGAAAATGGATGGTCCGTTCGGCCCCGTGGCCGCCAGCTCGGAGCCAATGCCAAAGGCCGGCGCCAGCAGCAGACCGGCGCTGTCGTTGGCGTAGAATTCGCTGTTCAGGTCGTAGAGCCCCACAAGCACCGAGGCCTTGTCGCCAAAGCCTTGTTCGACCCAGGCCTCGAACAGACGAGCGCGCTGGCGCGACACCTCGATGTTGTTCACGCCCTGCAGCGTACCCGCGTCATCGTTGGGCATGCCGCCGCTGTTGTTCAGCAGCAGAGCGTGCGCCCTGGCGCCCTTCCAGCCGATCGCCTTCTCCAGATCGACGTCGGCGCCGATCTGGAGATCATCCAGCACCCGACCGCGCTTGGCGAGCCCGCCGCTGACCACGCCCGCCACGTCCACGGTATAGCCGCCGCTGAAGGCGACAGCGGACGAAGCTTGTTCCGTCGCCCCGGCGCTCGCGCTGATCGCCAGCGCGCCGGCGACAGCTCCTATCCCGAGCGTGATATGGTTGTGCTGGCGCATTCCGATCCACGGCTCCGACCCCTTGGGCGCAGACGAGGATGCTAGGTCGCGATCGCCGCAATCCTGTTAAACGCGCGTGTGGCGCGTCGTCGCAGACCTCCAGGGCAGACCTCCAGGGCAGAACAAGCCTTTGGGCCGAGTTGACCACGATCGCGCCTGCTAGCTGGTCCCAGCGCGACACAATACGATTTCGGGAAGGTCCTTGGTGGAGCCGAGGGGAATCGAACCCCTGACCTCCTCATTGCGAACGAGGCGCTCTACCATCTGAGCTACGGCCCCAAGGAGCGGCGGAGATACGGCCCCTGAGCCGTCACGTCAAGCGGGGTTATCACACCGCCTTGTCAGCATCGTTCTGGCGGGGCAAGAAGCTTGAGCCTCTGGATGGGAACTCATGGCCGCGATCATCACATTTGTCTTTTTTATCGCCGATAGCCTTTTGGGCCTCCTTTGGCTGGCGATAGTTGTGTCGGCGATTCTGAGCTGGCTCTTCGCCTTCGATGTGATCAACCGTCGCAACCAGTTCGTCTACAACGTCGCCACCGTGCTCGATCGGATCACGGACCCGATCCTGCGTCCGTTCCAACGCATTATCCCAGCCATCGGCGGCGTGGACATCAGCCCGATTATCGTACTGCTCATAATCTCGGGCGTGAAAAATATCCTTCTGCCCGCCCTGAAATATAGCCTTCTCGGCGTCGTTGGCTGAGATCCTGGCCATACGGCTGACGCCCCGCGGCGGTCGCGACGCCGCGGACGGCTGGGCGCTCGACGCGGACGGTCGACCTTATCTGAAGGTGCGCGTCTCCAGCCCGCCCGTGGACGGCGCCGCCAACGCGGCCCTCATCGCCTTCCTGGCCAAGGCCCTGAAGATCCCGCGCTCGGCCGTCAGGCTCGCGTCTGGCGAAACCGCGAGGATCAAACGGCTGGAGCTCGATGGCGTCGATCAGGCCGGACTTGAGCGCGTGTTCGGCCCACGCCCGCCGGAGCTTGGCGCCTGATCGTTACGCGCTCAATGCGCGGAAGCGGCCGCTTTGGGCCAAGTCATTGATCAACCATGTTTCTTTTCACACCCTCTTAGGCCTTCGAGCTTAATCTCCTGTTGAGGTCCTCAGTCGGGCCTTCAAGGGAATGGCGCGGATGAGCGCGGCGAGGGAGAGAAGGCAGGCCGCCCACGTGCTCGCTTCACGGCGCGCGAACATGGTTTTGCGCCTGGTCGCGGCCTTCTCCATCGCGCTGATCCTGAGCGTCTACATCCACCTGCGCTGGGTCTGGATTTGGGCGGCGATCTACGCGGCCTTGCAGTTTGTCGAAATTGGCGGGGCCGAATGGGTTCGCCATCGCTCGGAGCAGGTCCAGGCCGTGTGGCGACGCCTCACCGTGACCGTTCTGCCCCTGCTGACCTCGACGGTCTTTGGCTATCTCTCGCTGCCGTTGTTCGCCTCCAAGGCGCGGTTCGCGCCCACGCTGGGCGCCATGTTGCTGGCGGGGGCGCTGCTGAACGTGGTGGTGATCAACGGAAGCCGGCGGACCGCGATCGTCTCGGCCGCCACGCCCTACGTGCTCTATCTGCTGATCGTGCCGCTCGTCGCGCGCGCGGCCAATCCGGGATCGCCGCTGGCCAACGCCTTATGGTTCGGCGCCTTGCTGCTGATCGCCACGGTGACGATCGCGGCGCATACGCTGCACACCGCGCTCAAGGCCGAGGCCAAGGCCAAGGACGAGGCTGAGCGCCGGCGTCACGAGGCCGAGGAAGCCGTGGCCGCCAAGTCGGCCTTCGTCGCGATGATCAGCCACGAACTGCGTACGCCGATCAGCGCGATCCTGGCGGGCGCGGCTCGGCTGCACAGCGACGTTCCAGACGCCAAGTCGAAGGTTCAAGCACAGCTCATCGCCGACGCAGGCGGAATGATGCGCGGCCTGTTGAACGATCTGCTCGACTTCTCGCGGCTGGAGGCCGGGCGGATGTCGGTGGAGAGGGCGCCGTTCAATCTGCGCCAGACGATCGCCGACACGGTCAGGCTCTGGCGCCCCGAAGCGATGCGCAAAGGCCTGCGCCTGCGGGTCAAGGGCGCTTCGACCCTGCCCCGTTGGGTCATGGGCGACGCGATGCGGCTTCAACAGGTGCTCAACAACCTGTTGTCCAACGCGCTGAAATTCACGACGCGCGGCGAGATTACGGTCGTTCTGCGCTCCGACACCGAGGGCTCCACGGTCCGGCTGTCGATCGATGTCGCCGACACCGGCCCCGGGATCCCGGAAGTCGCGCTTTCGCGTCTTTTCACGCCTTTCGACCAGCTGAACGACGCGGTCGCCCGGCACCACGGCGGATCGGGCCTTGGACTCGTGATCAGCCGGGAGTTGGCGCGTCTGATGGGGGGCGATCTGTCGGCCAGCAGCAGCCCATCCGGCCAAGGCGCGCGCTTCACCTTCAGCGCCAAGCTGGAGATCGCCGAAGCGCCGGCGGACGCCCCCGAGACGCCGCCCATTGCCGATCTTCGGGTGCTGGTCGTCGACGACCACCTGGTCAATCGCAGGGCGCTGGAACTGGTGCTGCAGCCGTTCGGCGTCAGGGCCACCCTCGCGGAGTCCGCGGACCAGGCCCTGGAGCTTCTGCAAACCGAAGCCTTCGACGTGGTGCTGATGGACGTCTACATGCCCGGCATGGATGGCCGCGCCGCGACCCAGATCCTCCGCGCTGGCGGCGGGCCTAACCGAGACATTCCCGTGATCGCCGTCACCGCCTCCGCCGCGCCGCAGGACTGGGACTCCTTCGCCGCCGCGGGCATGAACGACCACGTCTCCAAGCCGATCGACCCTTTCGAGCTCTATGCGGCCCTGGCGCGGGCGTCATCCGCCGGCAAGCCCGACGCCCAGGCGCGGACCACCGCCTAGCGCACGGCGCTGTCGTCCGAGGCCGGTCGTTGCAGCCGCCGCGCTAACCTCGCCGTCAGGACCGGCTCATCCTTGAGCTTGCATTCCCAGATCGTCTCCACCGTCCAGCCGCCGGCGCGCAGCGCTTGCTGAGCCGCTTCGTCACGCGCCTTGTTGCGCGCGACCTTGGCCAGCCAATAGTCGCGGTTGGCCTTTGGCACCCTGGCGCCTCGAGCGCAGTCGTGGCCGTGCCAGAAGCAGCCGTGAACGAAGATGGCCAGCTTCCTTCCCGGCATGACGATGTCGGGATTACCGGGCAGGTCCTTACGATGCAGCCGGTAGCGCGCGCCCAGCCGGGTCAGGATGCGGCGCACCGCCTTTTCCGGCGAGGTGTCCTTGCTCTTGACCCGCGCCATGACGGCGGAGCGCTTTTCCTTGTCGTAGACGTCGGTCAAGCGCCCGCCCGGCTCCTCGTAGGTTAGAGCATTTTCCGATCCGATAACCGCTTCACACTTATCGGAAAATGCTCCTAGAGCCCGTCGAACAGGGCCGTCGACAGATAGCGTTCGGCGAAGCTGGGGATGATCGTGACGATCGTCTTGCCCTTATATTCGTCGCGCAGGGCCAGATCGAAGGCGGCGACCAAGGCGGCGCCGGAGCTGATGCCGACCGGCAGGCCCTCGACGGCCGCCGCGCGGCGGGCCATGGCGAAGGCGTCGTCGTTGCTGACCTGGACGATGTCGTCGATCACGCCGCGATCCAGCACGCCCGGCACGAAGCCGGCGCCGATACCCTGGATCTTGTGCGGTCCCGGCGCGCCGCCCGACAGGACGGGCGAAGCCTCGGGCTCGACCGCGACCATCTTCAGCGACGGCTTGCGGGCCTTCAGCACCTGGCCGACGCCCGTGATCGTGCCGCCGGTGCCGACGCCCGAGACCACCGCGTCCACGGCGCCGGCGGTGTCGTTCCAGATTTCCTCGGCCGTCGAGACCCGGTGGACCAGCGGATTGGCGCTGTTCTCGAACTGCTGGGGCATGACCGCGCCGGGCGTGGCCTCGATCAGCTCCTGGGCCCGCGCGACCGCGCCGCGCATGCCCTTCTCGGCGGGAGTCAGCTCCAGCTTGGCGCCCAGCAGCAGCAGCATCTTGCGGCGCTCGATCGACATGCTCTCAGGCATGACCAGGGTGAGCTTGTAGCCCTTGGCGGCGGCCACGAAG
Coding sequences within:
- a CDS encoding carbohydrate porin; the encoded protein is MRQHNHITLGIGAVAGALAISASAGATEQASSAVAFSGGYTVDVAGVVSGGLAKRGRVLDDLQIGADVDLEKAIGWKGARAHALLLNNSGGMPNDDAGTLQGVNNIEVSRQRARLFEAWVEQGFGDKASVLVGLYDLNSEFYANDSAGLLLAPAFGIGSELAATGPNGPSIFPSTALSARVRWTPNEHVYVQAAAINAHAGVLGDPGGVCTEFEHGLLTIAEAGWQGRGKVAFGAWRYTKKQPDLRDVTAAGYPAAKTAQGAYLLLERQLSGQDEDAARKTTAFARLGLSDGDTTAFRGGWQAGLLVERVFESRPDSAFSIGVNQAFLTGKFRANTLDEGQDLTRAESAIEVTYSDKIGPVTIQPDLQYVRNPGADRGVGHALVATVRFGVAF
- a CDS encoding YggT family protein; this translates as MAAIITFVFFIADSLLGLLWLAIVVSAILSWLFAFDVINRRNQFVYNVATVLDRITDPILRPFQRIIPAIGGVDISPIIVLLIISGVKNILLPALKYSLLGVVG
- a CDS encoding DUF167 domain-containing protein, translated to MAEILAIRLTPRGGRDAADGWALDADGRPYLKVRVSSPPVDGAANAALIAFLAKALKIPRSAVRLASGETARIKRLELDGVDQAGLERVFGPRPPELGA
- a CDS encoding ATP-binding protein, with protein sequence MARMSAARERRQAAHVLASRRANMVLRLVAAFSIALILSVYIHLRWVWIWAAIYAALQFVEIGGAEWVRHRSEQVQAVWRRLTVTVLPLLTSTVFGYLSLPLFASKARFAPTLGAMLLAGALLNVVVINGSRRTAIVSAATPYVLYLLIVPLVARAANPGSPLANALWFGALLLIATVTIAAHTLHTALKAEAKAKDEAERRRHEAEEAVAAKSAFVAMISHELRTPISAILAGAARLHSDVPDAKSKVQAQLIADAGGMMRGLLNDLLDFSRLEAGRMSVERAPFNLRQTIADTVRLWRPEAMRKGLRLRVKGASTLPRWVMGDAMRLQQVLNNLLSNALKFTTRGEITVVLRSDTEGSTVRLSIDVADTGPGIPEVALSRLFTPFDQLNDAVARHHGGSGLGLVISRELARLMGGDLSASSSPSGQGARFTFSAKLEIAEAPADAPETPPIADLRVLVVDDHLVNRRALELVLQPFGVRATLAESADQALELLQTEAFDVVLMDVYMPGMDGRAATQILRAGGGPNRDIPVIAVTASAAPQDWDSFAAAGMNDHVSKPIDPFELYAALARASSAGKPDAQARTTA
- a CDS encoding very short patch repair endonuclease, which codes for MTDVYDKEKRSAVMARVKSKDTSPEKAVRRILTRLGARYRLHRKDLPGNPDIVMPGRKLAIFVHGCFWHGHDCARGARVPKANRDYWLAKVARNKARDEAAQQALRAGGWTVETIWECKLKDEPVLTARLARRLQRPASDDSAVR
- the cysK gene encoding cysteine synthase A, with the translated sequence MDDASSLYDAARFKRAGRGKIYDSIIDTIGDTPLVRLPRLSAELKPKAEVLAKLEFFNPISSVKDRIGVSMIESLEAQGILKPGATIVEPTSGNTGIALAFVAAAKGYKLTLVMPESMSIERRKMLLLLGAKLELTPAEKGMRGAVARAQELIEATPGAVMPQQFENSANPLVHRVSTAEEIWNDTAGAVDAVVSGVGTGGTITGVGQVLKARKPSLKMVAVEPEASPVLSGGAPGPHKIQGIGAGFVPGVLDRGVIDDIVQVSNDDAFAMARRAAAVEGLPVGISSGAALVAAFDLALRDEYKGKTIVTIIPSFAERYLSTALFDGL